The proteins below come from a single Novosphingobium aromaticivorans DSM 12444 genomic window:
- a CDS encoding fumarylacetoacetate hydrolase family protein, translating to MRLATLRDGTKDGRLVVVSPDGTACAPAPVTTLQQALEDWVEVEPALRAIAAFPDVLDPAQVMAPLPRAWQWLDGSAFQSHGDLMDAVLGITKPRTDVPLMYQGTSDRFYGPTDDVKFPDEALGIDFEGEFGVIVDAVPMGTSAADAMGHIRLVVQINDWSLRTLAGPEMKTGFGWVQAKPPCGMAPFAVTPEELGDSWHNGRVCLDLEVDWNGRRFGAANGEPMGHGFHELVAHAARTRDLVAGTVIGSGTVSNANFREIGSSCIAERRGIEVIDLGEPKTEFMRFGDTVRMEAVDASGRAPFGAIEQKVVKA from the coding sequence ATGCGCCTGGCAACCTTGCGCGATGGAACGAAGGACGGACGGCTTGTCGTCGTCTCGCCCGATGGCACGGCATGTGCCCCCGCGCCCGTCACGACGTTGCAGCAGGCGCTCGAGGATTGGGTTGAGGTCGAACCGGCCTTGCGCGCCATCGCGGCGTTTCCCGATGTCCTCGATCCAGCGCAGGTCATGGCCCCGCTGCCGCGCGCCTGGCAGTGGCTCGATGGCTCCGCGTTCCAGAGCCATGGCGACCTGATGGACGCGGTGCTTGGCATCACCAAGCCGAGGACCGACGTGCCGCTGATGTACCAGGGCACATCCGACAGGTTCTATGGTCCGACCGACGACGTAAAGTTCCCCGACGAGGCGCTGGGGATCGATTTCGAGGGCGAGTTCGGCGTGATCGTCGATGCGGTGCCGATGGGCACGAGCGCGGCGGACGCAATGGGCCACATCCGCCTTGTCGTCCAGATCAACGACTGGTCGTTGCGCACCCTTGCCGGGCCGGAAATGAAGACCGGCTTCGGATGGGTCCAGGCCAAGCCCCCGTGCGGCATGGCGCCCTTCGCCGTGACGCCCGAGGAACTGGGCGATAGCTGGCACAACGGGCGCGTGTGCCTCGATCTCGAGGTCGACTGGAACGGCCGGCGCTTTGGCGCCGCCAATGGCGAGCCGATGGGTCATGGCTTCCACGAACTCGTCGCCCACGCCGCCCGCACGCGCGATCTCGTCGCTGGCACGGTGATCGGATCGGGCACCGTATCCAACGCCAATTTCCGCGAGATCGGATCGTCGTGCATCGCCGAACGGCGCGGGATCGAAGTCATCGATCTTGGCGAACCGAAGACGGAATTCATGCGGTTCGGCGATACCGTTCGCATGGAAGCGGTCGACGCAAGCGGACGCGCCCCGTTCGGCGCCATCGAGCAGAAGGTAGTGAAGGCATGA
- a CDS encoding cupin domain-containing protein, which yields MSEALSDSGLPPVQRVVTGHDAHGRAVFKSEDVTPTRMIPSGDASFLLVWTTATVPADNNDETDGRQREAGLTLDGGSVIRVVDMLPGKESPMHRTNSIDYGIVLEGEIELELDDGAKRTVRQGGIIVQRGTNHLWRNTTDKPCRIAFILIEAPAYLHNGQPLPEDKPDHK from the coding sequence ATGAGCGAAGCCCTTTCCGATTCCGGCCTCCCCCCGGTCCAGCGCGTCGTGACCGGCCATGACGCGCATGGCCGCGCCGTGTTCAAGTCCGAGGACGTGACGCCGACCCGGATGATCCCTTCGGGCGATGCCTCGTTCCTGCTCGTCTGGACGACGGCAACGGTTCCGGCCGACAACAACGACGAGACCGACGGTCGCCAGCGCGAAGCGGGCCTCACGCTGGATGGCGGATCGGTGATCCGCGTGGTCGACATGCTGCCGGGCAAGGAAAGTCCGATGCACCGCACCAATTCCATCGATTACGGTATCGTCCTCGAAGGCGAGATCGAGCTGGAACTGGATGACGGTGCGAAGCGGACCGTTCGGCAGGGCGGGATCATCGTCCAGCGCGGCACGAACCATCTCTGGCGCAACACCACCGACAAGCCCTGCCGCATCGCCTTCATCCTGATCGAGGCGCCAGCTTATCTCCACAACGGGCAACCGCTGCCCGAGGACAAGCCGGACCACAAATGA
- a CDS encoding alpha/beta hydrolase: MFEPFPGNYVWNLGINLALIAGGNHGELDEVCRPVREAAKAGADAGSALLFDSWIAVADQVTRNAERDEAEGFLLSAGAKYLRASGYYLGAERLQSRDYAPRWVAYDKGLELYHKGSALSGLHVDKVEIPYEGSSYPAIFVHDGSGTPRPTLVSVNGLDSMKEQVNMAGHGAVNLARGMNTLFLDQPGTGEAIRKRNLPAVFDAERWGSPAFDYLLTRSDVIHSQIGIFGLSFGGYHAPRIAANDPRYALCAVMGANHVWGQRQRERVANEGENPVPHYWDHVMWVFGIDDQAAFLEYADQITLDGQVEKIRVPFLITHGENDRQIPAYNAQMSYDQAVNSPKRTLRIFTRADFEVEHCGADNGTGMRDYIADWCAQTFAEMAGNKG, encoded by the coding sequence ATGTTCGAACCCTTCCCCGGAAACTACGTCTGGAACCTTGGCATCAACCTTGCGCTGATCGCGGGCGGGAACCATGGCGAACTAGACGAGGTCTGCCGCCCGGTGCGCGAAGCGGCCAAGGCCGGCGCCGATGCCGGTTCCGCGCTTCTGTTCGATAGCTGGATCGCGGTGGCCGACCAGGTCACCCGGAATGCCGAACGGGACGAGGCCGAGGGCTTCCTCCTGTCAGCCGGAGCCAAGTACCTGCGCGCCTCGGGCTATTACCTCGGCGCGGAACGGCTCCAGAGCCGCGACTATGCCCCGCGCTGGGTGGCCTACGACAAGGGCCTCGAACTCTATCACAAGGGCAGCGCGCTTTCCGGGCTCCATGTCGACAAGGTCGAGATTCCCTACGAGGGTTCGAGCTATCCCGCGATCTTCGTCCACGACGGATCGGGCACGCCGCGCCCGACGCTGGTTTCGGTCAACGGTCTCGATTCGATGAAGGAACAGGTCAACATGGCCGGCCACGGCGCGGTCAACCTCGCGCGGGGCATGAACACGCTGTTTCTTGACCAGCCCGGCACCGGCGAGGCGATCCGCAAGCGCAACCTGCCCGCGGTCTTCGACGCGGAACGCTGGGGCAGCCCGGCCTTCGACTACCTGCTTACCCGCAGCGACGTGATCCATTCGCAGATCGGCATCTTCGGCCTATCGTTCGGCGGCTACCACGCCCCGCGCATCGCCGCGAACGACCCGCGCTATGCACTTTGCGCCGTCATGGGCGCCAACCACGTCTGGGGCCAGCGCCAGCGCGAACGCGTCGCCAACGAGGGCGAGAACCCAGTGCCGCACTACTGGGATCACGTCATGTGGGTCTTCGGGATAGACGACCAGGCGGCCTTCCTCGAATATGCCGACCAGATCACGCTGGACGGGCAGGTAGAGAAGATCCGCGTGCCGTTCCTCATCACCCACGGCGAGAACGACCGCCAGATTCCGGCCTACAACGCGCAGATGAGCTACGACCAGGCAGTGAACAGTCCCAAGCGCACCCTGCGCATCTTCACCCGGGCCGATT
- the hisD gene encoding histidinol dehydrogenase has translation MAIWLKRGAAADVKAQSDRKVRDIVEAALADIEQRGDDAVREMSVKFDGWDRDDYRLSQAEIDAAVDSLSPQERKDIEFAQAQVRNFAQIQRESVKDVEVETMPGVVLGHRNVPIQAAGCYVPGGKYPLLASAHMSVITAKVAGVPRVITCAPPFQGKPARAIVAAQAMAGADAIYALGGIQAIGAMAIGTQSIDPVDILVGPGNAFVAEAKRQLFGRVGIDLFAGPTETLIIADEIGCDPEMAATDILGQVEHGPDSPGVLLTNSEKLARETMAEIERLLRILPTADHARKAWETFGEVIVAESYEEMVRIADDIASEHVQVMTADPDYFLNNMTNYGALFLGPRTNVSFGDKVIGTNHTLPTKKAARYTGGLWVGKFLKTCTYQKVLTDEASALVGEYCSRLCALEGFAGHGEQANLRVRRYGGRNVPYAGQAEPSELTRA, from the coding sequence ATGGCCATCTGGCTCAAGCGCGGCGCGGCTGCGGACGTGAAGGCTCAAAGCGACCGGAAGGTCCGCGACATCGTGGAAGCGGCGCTGGCCGACATCGAGCAGCGGGGCGACGATGCCGTGCGCGAGATGAGCGTGAAGTTCGATGGCTGGGACCGCGACGACTATCGCCTCTCCCAGGCAGAGATCGATGCGGCGGTCGACAGCCTGAGCCCGCAGGAACGCAAGGACATCGAATTCGCGCAGGCGCAGGTGCGCAACTTCGCGCAGATCCAGCGCGAAAGCGTGAAGGACGTCGAGGTGGAAACCATGCCCGGCGTCGTCCTCGGCCACCGGAACGTGCCGATCCAGGCGGCCGGCTGCTATGTCCCGGGCGGCAAGTATCCGCTGCTCGCCTCGGCGCACATGTCGGTCATCACTGCCAAGGTCGCGGGCGTGCCGCGCGTGATCACTTGCGCGCCGCCCTTCCAGGGCAAGCCCGCGCGCGCCATCGTCGCCGCGCAGGCCATGGCCGGGGCCGACGCGATCTACGCGCTGGGCGGCATCCAGGCGATCGGCGCGATGGCCATCGGCACGCAGAGCATCGATCCGGTCGATATCCTTGTCGGCCCGGGCAACGCATTCGTCGCAGAGGCCAAGCGCCAGCTTTTCGGCCGCGTCGGCATAGACCTCTTCGCCGGCCCCACCGAAACGCTCATCATTGCCGACGAGATCGGCTGCGATCCCGAAATGGCCGCGACCGACATCCTTGGCCAGGTAGAGCACGGACCGGACAGCCCCGGCGTACTGCTGACAAATTCGGAAAAGCTCGCCCGCGAAACGATGGCCGAGATAGAGCGCCTGCTCCGGATCCTGCCCACCGCCGACCATGCACGCAAGGCATGGGAAACCTTCGGCGAGGTGATCGTGGCCGAAAGCTACGAGGAAATGGTCCGCATCGCCGACGACATCGCCAGCGAGCACGTACAGGTGATGACCGCCGACCCCGATTACTTCCTGAACAACATGACCAATTATGGCGCGCTGTTCCTCGGGCCCCGAACCAACGTTTCCTTCGGCGACAAGGTGATCGGCACAAACCACACGCTGCCGACGAAAAAGGCGGCACGCTATACCGGGGGTCTGTGGGTCGGCAAGTTCCTCAAGACCTGCACCTACCAGAAGGTCCTGACCGACGAGGCATCGGCGCTGGTGGGCGAATATTGCAGCCGCCTCTGCGCACTGGAAGGCTTTGCGGGACACGGTGAACAGGCCAACCTGCGCGTGCGCCGCTATGGCGGGCGCAACGTCCCCTATGCCGGACAGGCGGAGCCGAGCGAGCTGACGCGGGCATGA
- a CDS encoding SDR family NAD(P)-dependent oxidoreductase — MNALFDLSGKAAIVTGSTRGIGRAIAEALVAAGARVVISSEDAADTARVAAELGMPGCACDVADDLQLAALVEFSLASLGRLDVLVCNAGITGKAGPFAEIDMDDYARVMAINLRSQVVMCNLALPHIAAGGGGAAILVASLSALRGNGRINAYALAKAGVAQLARNLAVEWGPRAVRVNAVSPGFIATELSGPLLADEGFMARRMSMTPLRRPGTPAEVAGAAVFLASPAGGFVTGHNLVVDGGTLVTDGS; from the coding sequence ATGAACGCGCTGTTCGACCTTTCCGGCAAGGCCGCGATCGTCACCGGCTCCACGCGCGGGATCGGCCGCGCGATTGCCGAGGCGCTTGTCGCGGCCGGCGCGCGGGTCGTGATTTCCAGCGAGGATGCGGCCGATACCGCGCGCGTGGCGGCGGAGCTTGGCATGCCCGGCTGCGCCTGCGACGTTGCCGATGACCTTCAGCTTGCCGCCCTTGTCGAGTTTTCGCTTGCTTCGCTGGGGCGGCTCGACGTGCTGGTTTGCAACGCGGGGATCACCGGCAAGGCGGGCCCCTTCGCCGAGATCGACATGGACGATTACGCACGCGTCATGGCGATCAACCTGCGCAGCCAGGTCGTGATGTGCAACCTTGCCCTGCCGCACATCGCGGCGGGCGGGGGCGGCGCAGCCATTCTGGTGGCGAGCCTGTCAGCCCTGCGCGGCAATGGCCGGATCAATGCCTATGCCCTCGCCAAGGCAGGCGTCGCCCAGCTTGCGCGCAACCTTGCGGTGGAGTGGGGACCACGGGCCGTCCGGGTCAATGCGGTTTCGCCGGGGTTCATCGCGACCGAATTGTCCGGCCCTCTGCTGGCTGACGAGGGCTTCATGGCGCGCCGCATGTCGATGACCCCGCTGCGCCGCCCCGGAACGCCCGCGGAGGTCGCGGGTGCGGCGGTGTTCCTTGCCTCGCCGGCCGGCGGCTTCGTTACCGGGCACAACCTGGTGGTGGACGGAGGAACGCTCGTTACCGATGGATCGTAG
- a CDS encoding SDR family NAD(P)-dependent oxidoreductase: MTALPRTPSFRLDGRRALVTGAGRGIGLAMATALAEAGAAVTLVARSAGEIEAAAAAIGNGAVAATLDVSDLDAVAAFFTAREPFHVLVNNAGTNRPKPMWDVTEADYDAVLDLNLKAAFFVAQACARRMIETGTQGSLIHMGSQMGHVGGPNRSLYCASKWALEGMNKSFALDLATHGIRSNTIAPTFIETPLTQPMFADPAFKASVLSKIKLGRIGRVEDLMGAVLFLASDASALMTGTSLVVDGGWTAE, translated from the coding sequence ATGACCGCCCTGCCCCGCACGCCCTCGTTCCGGCTCGACGGACGGCGCGCACTGGTGACAGGCGCGGGCCGGGGTATCGGGCTGGCGATGGCCACCGCCCTGGCCGAGGCCGGTGCGGCGGTCACGCTCGTGGCTCGCTCTGCGGGCGAGATCGAGGCAGCGGCGGCGGCGATCGGCAATGGCGCTGTGGCCGCAACGCTCGACGTTTCGGACCTCGATGCGGTTGCCGCTTTCTTCACGGCGCGCGAGCCGTTCCACGTGCTTGTCAACAACGCCGGAACCAACCGCCCCAAGCCGATGTGGGACGTGACCGAGGCCGACTATGACGCCGTTCTCGACCTCAACCTCAAGGCCGCGTTCTTCGTCGCGCAGGCCTGTGCGCGGCGGATGATCGAGACCGGCACGCAAGGCTCGCTCATTCACATGGGCAGCCAGATGGGCCACGTCGGCGGGCCCAACCGGTCGCTCTATTGCGCGAGCAAGTGGGCGCTCGAAGGCATGAACAAGTCCTTCGCTCTCGATCTGGCAACCCACGGCATCCGCTCCAACACCATCGCCCCGACCTTCATCGAAACCCCGCTGACGCAGCCGATGTTCGCGGACCCGGCGTTCAAGGCCAGCGTCCTGTCGAAGATCAAGCTTGGCCGCATCGGCCGGGTCGAGGATCTTATGGGCGCGGTGCTGTTCCTCGCTTCCGATGCCTCGGCATTGATGACCGGAACCAGCCTTGTCGTCGACGGCGGCTGGACCGCAGAATAG